The DNA segment AACTTATCTAAAGCATTAACAACTACAGGATCTGGCGTATATGGTGCCGTTGGTAAACCAAACATTAATTGCATAAAGTTCTCAACATACCCTTTAGTATTATCGTAATAATTAAGCGGGTATCCTTTAGCTTTTCTATATGTCCATGTAGCAATAACTAAAAATTTAGCCATTGTTTTACACACAGCCTCATACATTTCTTTTTCGTTATTTACATCAGCCGACTTAGGGTTAAATGCAGTAAGCGCACTTGTTAATGAAGCAAGCACTCCCATAGGGTGAGCTGTTTTTGGAAAACCATCTATGATGTTTTTCATTTCTTCATTTACAAGAGTATATTTTCTTATAGTGTTTTCAAATTTATCAAGTTCAGCAGCAGTTGGTAACTCGCCAAAAATCAACAAGTAAGATACTTCAATAAAATTTGACTTTCCAGCTAAATCTTCAATAGAATATCCTCTATATCTAAGGATTCCTTTTTCGCCATCTAGAAAAGTAATTTCACTTTTACATGAACCCGAGTTTTTATAACCAGGGTCTAATGTTATCGCGCCTGTTTGTCCGCGTAATTTATCAATATCAATGGCAACCTCATTTTCGGTTCCCACAACTACAGGGAACTCATATTTTTTGCCATCAATCTCCAATGTTGCTATATTTGACATGGTATTAGTGATGTGTTATAATGGTTTTAAAATAATATTCCTGCGAATTTAATAAATTAGATTTTATTAATGAAGAAAACCGCTTGTTTAAATAGTTAAATATCTGATAAAAAACAAAAGTCAATGCGGTAATGCTTTGACTTTTGTTTTTTATTTAAAATTTTTACACTTTTAAAGAACACTTGATAAAATTACTCTTTTACCAACTTCGTTACTTTAACTCCATCCTCGGTAGTAATTTTCACAAAATACAAGCCCGATGGTTGTGCTGATATATCTAATTGTTCTTTAGCCTCATTACCTGTATTTACTTGTACCAATCTACCTTGCACATCATATAGTTGCACTGACATGATAGCGGTATTGGCTGTTATAGTGATTATATCTTTTGATGGGTTAGGATATAATGAGACTGAATTATCCAATTCGAAATCACCAGTGCTTAATGTAGCAAAAACAGTGTTAGCATTATTAGTTTGCACTGGAGTATTATAATCAAAATAAATATTAGCACTGTTAGTAACCATATCATTAGCCATAAGGTTAGACCTGCTTTTTATTTTAAATAGTATATTACCATGATCGGCTACCGAGAGGTTAGCGTTTTCAAAAATAAACTCTATACTACTCCCCTCAACCCTTGCCATTACTTCGTGTGAACTATTTAGTAATTGCAAACTGGCAATATCAAATTTTGTTTCATCTAGCTCATGTCTTATCACAACAGCATTAGCTTCGGTGTTACCTGTATTTTCAAAATTCACAACATAATGTAAATATTCGCCAATATTTTCAGTAGATTCTGTATCTCCTTCTATACAAATAATACTATTTGATGGGTAAGCTCCCACTACAACCTGATCAAACAAAAAGTTATTATCCGAAGGTATTTCATCAACTCCTGTAATTGTAACATCAGCAGTAAAAGGTAATACATCACCAATATTTACCGAAGGAGTGTCGGTAGTGCTATTTACATTCAGCGTCATTAGTATCTCTCTACTTTCAAAGGGCTGTAAGTTACTAAAATACCAAGTGTAAGTTCCTGTTCCTATTATATCTGCCATTGGAGATATATTAACATACCCTAGTAGCTCATCATCCCAACCGCAACTCACACCACCCGAAAGTACTGTATTACCTTTATTTTTATAAACTATTTTATAATTTGCATTAATCCCAGGCTGTGCTTGTCCTATAGGAACCATTACTACTTCAATATCATTATATATACTACTAGCTGAAATACAAAAATTTTCTGTTGCTACAGAGTTATCTACAATAGGAAAGTTAACCAATGCATACCCAGGAGAAGCTAAAAAGTAGTTGTTTTCAAACATGGGGGTTATCGTAAATTCGCCTGCTTCTGTATAAAAATTATAATTCCCCAAAGTATTAGTAAAAACAGTTTCACTTTCTGTACCATTAGTAATATTTAATTTCACAAAAGAGTTTACTGGGTCTGTTGTGTCGCAACCATTATCATCTAAATCAAAAGTTAAAGTACCTGTAATAGTATTATAATCTCCACCTGGCGTAAAAGAGCAGTAAGTACTTATATATAACATTGGGAAATAAGGTACTAAAACAGCTGCTTCTCCTTCATCTACACAAACAAAACCTAATGCTGTAGCATTATTCACTTCTACAAGTTCTGGAGAAGATAATATTGTACTATTTTTTATATTAATATAAGTTAGAGCGGTACAGTCGTTTACTATAAAACTAGTAAGGTTAGGTGCTGCACTTAAATCTAGTTCAGTTATGGGGCAAGCAGTACAATTTATAAATTCAAGATTTACAAAATATTCAATACCGTCTAACGATGTTATATTAAGGTTAGAAATATCTAACCATGCAGCTTGCAAGGCTTCACTTTCCTGAATTTCATTATCGTTGTTACTATCTAAAATTATATTATTGTTATCGCCATCTTTAACCACACCCGAAGTTAAAAGTGCATTTTTAAAATTCGGATCTGGTATATCTATAATCTGTGCTTGAGCAATACCCGAAGCTATAAGTAATATTATAATTAGTGATTTTCTTTTCATAACTATTTCATTTTGTATGCAATACCTATCAAATATAGGTGATTTATTTTTTCACTAGCCTCTCTAATTAACCTATAATGTTCGTAGTAGCTCTTGTAAACGTTCTTTTTTACGCTGTGATATAGGCAGGTGACTATTGTCTGCCATCACAGCATATCCTCCGTCTTTTTTGATATATGATTTTAAATAAGCTAAATTAATAAGATGTGATTGATGAATACGCTCAAAGCCCTGTTCAGAGAGCAAATCCTCATACTCTTTAAGTGTCTTAGATATAAGCACTGGCTTGTTGTCTTTTATATAAAACTTCGTATAATTATCATGTGATTCTAAACGAATAATATCGCTCACCTCAAAAAGGTGTATCCCTTCGGAGGTAGAAAGTGCAATACGCTTAAACTTATCTACTTTTTTCCTGATGTTTTCTAATAAAAGGTCAATATGGGCAAAACTCTCATTATCATTCAATACCTTTTTTATCTTCTCAACTACAGCATTTAAATCTTCTGGATCAACAGGTTTTAAAAGATAATCGAGTGCGCTAAAGCGAAATGCCTTTACAGCATACTGCTCATGAGCGGTTATAAAAACTACATGAGCATTAATGCTACCACGTTTTTGCGTAAGCTGCTCTAGTATATCAAAACCAGTCCCGTCGCCAAGCTGTATATCTAAAAATATAACATCTGGCTGATGGTATTCAATAGCAGTTATACCTGCTTTTACGCTATCGGCTTCTCCTAATATATGTATATCTGGTGCATACATACTTAGCAGCCCTTTCATGCCGTTTCTCAGGTTACTATCATCGTCTATTAAAAGTGCTGTTATCATAGTCAGTTAGATGCGTATTGTATAGGTAAATTTAAAATAATTTTAGTCCCCGAAGGCTCTCCATTTTCATTAAGTAGTTCTTTTATATCTACTTGCGAGGTTCTAGAGGTAAATGCCTGTATAACTTCAAGACGTTTTTTAGTAATCTCTAATGCCATTGATTTATGTACTGTTACCGAGTTTTCTTTCAGTTCTTTTGATTTCGAAAAACCAATACCATCATCAATTATAGTGCATACTAATTTATCATTTGCTAAAGCAAAATCTACAGTAATGCGTCCTTTTTCTTTTTTAGGCACTATACCATGTAAGATGGCATTTTCTACAAAAGGTTGCAATAATAATGGTGGCATTGCCATATCGTCTTCTATATTTGGATCTTTAGTAATAGAAAAATCAAACATTTGATTAAAACGAAGTTGCTCTAACTCTAAGTAATTTTGCAACCCCTCTATCTCTTTATCAATGGGTATTAATGACTCTTTAGAATACTCAAGTGTAAGGCGCATTAGTTTACTAAATTTTGACAAATATTTTATAGCCGAATCTGTACCATTTTGTACTATAAAACTAGAAATAGAACCCAAACAATTAAACACAAAATGAGGATTCATTTGCAGGTGCAATGCTTTCTGTTCATACTCTGCAAGATCACGTTGCAAAGTAAGTGTCTTTTTAAGCTGAAGCCTATTATATACTACAAAGGCAAGCCCAAATAGCAATAGCACTAAAACTCCCATAAAAAGCATTTGTTGTTTATGTCTTTTGTCTTGCTCTTTATATATAGCTTCACGTTTTTCGGTTTCAGTTTTTTGTAGTGCTGCTTTGCGCTCCATTTCATAATTCATCTCCTCGCGCACCATATTTTTTATATTCTCGGCATTATTAATACTATCTTTTGCAATAGTATATTTCTTATAATGTAGTAATGCATCTTTATAATTCCCCTTTTTTTCATAAAGCTGACTAATACTCTTCTCTGAATCTTCTACCTGCTCTAATACACCTATTTCCTCTGCCATACTAGATGAGCGTTTTAAACAATCTAACGCTTCACTGCTTCTGCCCTGCTCTGCGTATAAATTACCTAAAAATGCCAACGATGCCGAAGCTCCATATTTTTCGCCAACACTATCAAATATTTCTAGCGCATTTTTATAATTGGTTTCAGCATCTATAGTATTACCCACTTTACTGTAATAATTACCTAAGTTGTTATACAACTCACCCAGCCCTCTTTTGTTTTCGTGTTCTTTAAAAATAGACAATGCTTCGTTATACGATTGTAATGCTCTGTCATTTTTATCTTGAGCCAAGTATATATTACCTATATTGGTTATTGTTATAGCCGATGTATTATCGCCTATTTTTCGCTGTACTTCTAATGCTTTTCTAAAATAATCTAGTGCTTTATCATATTCTTTACTGGTTTTATATACAATGCCTATGTTGTTATAAAGACGCGATACAATATCTTCTTGTTTTGTATCCTGATATATCTTTAATGCTTTAAAATAATACTCGAGTGCTCCCGCATAATTATTCTGTTCAGAACAAACAATACCAATACTACCGTAAGCCCGAGCCAAGGCACTTTTTATTTCGGCATTATTAATAGTATCATTTTCGGTTAATAGTTTTTCGAGTATATCTTGCGAATTACTAAAGCTCATGAGCGCATCGGTGTAACGGCTCATCATAATATTAGCATTACCTATATTAAGCCAAGAGTCTGCCTCTTGTACTCTAAGCTCTTTTTTTTGCGCCAATGTTAATGCCTTTTGGGCATATTCCATCATTTTTTCAGGATTGTTCTCTATATATTCAGAGGCAATCTCATTAAGTAAAGTTACCTTCTCCTTATCTGTCGTTGCATTCTTCATAGCTACAAATAGACTATCCAGTACCTTCTGTTGCGAAAAAACAGGCGTGGCAACGACTATGAAAATAAAGAGCAGTAGGAATTTTAATAATTTCATAAACGAAAAGTTATAACCAAACAAATTTATCATTTTTACACAATTTATAATGTGTTGATTAGAATTTGAGGTGTATGAATTAGAATTTGCACTCAATGACAATAAAAAAAAGCCCTGCCTTAATTAAGACAGGGCTTTGATAAACTATATATTAAAACTTATTTTTTAATAATCTTCTCAGTAGTTGTACCGTTGGCTGTAGTTATTTTTGCAAAATAAACACCTGAAGGATTAGCCGATAGACTAAAACTGGTAGTACTACTATTCATTTCAACATTACTTAAAAGCCTACCTTGTATGTCATATACAGCTATAGCTTTAATAGCACTATTAGCAGTTATTGTAACTACATCTGTTGCTGGGTTAGGGTATAAACTTACAGTAGCATTTGTAAAATTTTGTGCTGCGGCTGTAGCTTCAAAAGTTGTAATCGCATCATTTGTTTCTATAGCTTCGTTAAAATCAAATACAATACTAGCGTCGTTCATTACAGATTCGCCTACTGCTATTGTATTAAGTGATTTAATTTTAAATGTAACATTACCCTGAGCATCTGGCGCTAAGTCAATATCGTCAAATCTAAATGTAATTGTGTTATTCTCTAGGCTAGCATTAACTGCATGAGAACTATTTAATACTTGTAATGAATTTACATCATACTTTGTAGCATCTATTTCATCGGTAACTACTACAAACTGTGCTGCTCCTGTACCTATATTTTCAAAGTTAATTGTATAATGCAAGTACTCACCTATTTCATCTGGAGAAAGTGAAGCCCCTTGAAGGCATACTATATTATTAGGGTCAAAAGAACCTGTAGTTATTTGAGAAAAAGTAACTTCATTATCTTCTGGTGTGTCATCCGTTTGCGATATTGTACCTAAAACAGTAAAATCAAATTCCTCATCTATATTTACAGGTGGTGTATCTGTAGGGCTATTTAAATGTAGCGTTACTATAATTTGGCGTGTTTCAAAAGGCTCTAAATCTGCAAAATCCCAAGACAACAAACCTGATGTAAGATTGTCATAAGCTGGTATAGCAGACACATGCTCTAGCACTGCATCGTCAAAGCTAAACGAAATAGTACCATCAAGCATTTGGTTTCCTTTGTTTTTATATATTAAAAAAAACATTGTATCAAAACCAGGAGCCATACTCCAATTTGTAGCTGCTACAACTTCAAGGTCTGGATGTATACCATCTGGCGTAATGCAAAGATCTTGTACTATACTGGTACCATCTAGAGCTGCAAAATTAATGACTGGAGCTGCTGTAGAAGTAAAATAAGGCATTTCATTTAAATCAAGAGCAACATTATAATCTCCTGTTTCTGCAGCAAAACTGTAATAGCCATTAGAATTTGTAAATATTGTATTCACATTATTATCATGTATAGATGTAACCTTTACAAAACTCTGTGTTATATCCGAAGTATCACACCCATTAGAATCAAGATCAAAACGAACAGTACCAGTAATAGCATTACCTTCTTCTCCTGTTATAGGGCAAGTAGTGGTAATAACTATATCTTCGATATTCATATCATCATCCCATCCTGCTGCTGCTAATATACTACCGTATGCTGCATCATATTCTGCATCATCAACACATACAAAGTCAAGACTATCACATTGACCAAACTCTTCACTATTAAAATATTGAACACTACCGTTCTTAATATAAACAGTGGTAAGATCAGTACAATTATATAAGCTAAAACCTTGCAAATTAGATTGTGCAGAAAGATCTACAATAATCAAAGGATTATCACTAGCATAAAAATACGTTAGGTTTACAGGAGAGAAATCTATACTGGTTAATTGATTATTAGAGCAAGTTAAAAATTCTAAACTAGAAGCACCTGAAAGGTCTAAACTCGTTAGTTGGTTTACTCCACATTCAAGTTTCTCTAAATTTGAACATCCCGTAACATCCAAGGACGTAAGCCCACAGTATTGAACATTTACATCCAATAAGTTTGTCATGTTAGAAATATCTAAAAGTGTCAGATTATTATTGTTGTCTGCTTTCAAGTGTGTTAAATTGGTAAAATACTGAATACCTGTTAAATCTGTAATATTAGAATTATTTAAACGAAGTCTATATACTGCTTGTGCTTCGCTTTCTTGTATTTCTCCGTCGCTGTTAATATCAACAACCATATAATCGCCATTTGCATCTTGTGCAGTATAAGCATTAGGAGTAGCTACAGCAGCATTTACTAACTTGTTCTTAAAATTAACATCTGGAATGTTTACAATTTGAGCATTTGCCATCACGGCTACGAATAATAAAGTAAAGAGTAATTTCTGTTTCATAATAGATAGATATTTGTTAGCATTTTAACATTAAACATTTCATAAACCAAATACCCTACTCTTTATCGCTATAATTTCTTATAAAATAAAACTGCCCGCTTATAGCGGGCAGTTTATATTTGATACTAAAAAACTAGTAATTACTTCACTTTAAAAGCATTTTCACCTGGAAAGTAAGCTACATCACCAAGTTCTTCTTCAATTCTTAATAACTGATTGTATTTTGCCATACGGTCGCTACGTGAAGCCGAACCTGTTTTTATTTGCCCGCAGTTTAGTGCCACAGCAAGATCAGCAATTGTATTATCTTCTGTCTCTCCCGAACGGTGAGACATCACAGATGTATAACCCGCATTATGCGCCATGTTTACTGCTGCAATAGTCTCGGTAAGTGTACCTATTTGGTTTACCTTAATCAATATAGAGTTAGCAGTATCATTAGCAATACCTTTACTTAAACGATCTACGTTAGTAACAAATAAATCATCACCTACTAGCTGTATTTTATCACCTACAAGTTCTGTTAGGTATTTCCAACCATCCCAGTCATTCTCATCCATACCATCCTCAATAGAAACTATAGGATATTTAGTAGTAAGCTCTGCAAGATATTCTGCCTGCTCTTTAGATGTTCTTACCACACCTTTATCGCCTTCAAATTTAGTATAGTCATATTTACCATCTACATAAAACTCTGCCGAAGCACAGTCAAGAGCAATTTTTACTTCTTCACCAAATTTATATCCTGCATTTTCAACAGCTTTCTTGATAGTATCAAGAGCATCTTCTGTGCCACCTGCAAGGTTTGGTGCAAAACCACCTTCATCGCCTACTGCAGTACTAAGGTTACGGTCATGCAATACTTTTTTAAGGTTATGAAAAACCTCTGTACCTATTTGCATAGCGTGCGTAAAGTTTTGCGCTTTTACAGGCATAATCATAAATTCTTGGAAAGCAATAGGAGCATCTGAATGCGAACCACCGTTGATGATATTCATCATTGGTACAGGCAACGTGTTAGCCGAAACTCCACCTACATATCTATATAATGGCATTCCAAGCTCATTAGCAGCAGCTTTTGCTACAGCAAGCGATACACCTAAAATAGCATTAGCGCCAAGTTTCGATTTATTAGGAGTCCCATCAAGTTCAATCATCATTTTATCTATAGCATTTTGCTCGAATACTGATGTACCAATAATCTCGCTAGCAATAGTAGTATTCACATTTTCTATAGCTTTAGATACGCCTTTGCCCATATAGGCTTTACCACCATCACGAAGCTCTACAGCTTCATGTTCTCCCGTAGAAGCTCCAGAAGGCACAGCAGCTCTTCCAAGCACTCCATTTTCTGTAATAACATCTACTTCAATTGTAGGGTTTCCGCGCGAATCTAATATTTGTCTTGCATGTACTTGAATAATGATACTCATGATTTTGATTTTATTAATTTTGGGTTGATTTTATTACGTAATAAACAAATTTAAATATTTTAAAACATCAAATTCGCTTATTTACAAAAACTTATAAACGCAAACGTTATAGAAAACAATCTTTCTATATATTTTATTTAGCTGCCTCAATATTAGCTATGAATGTATCAAAAAGATAGGTAGCATCATGAGGACCAGGGCTTGCTTCGGGGTGATATTGTACCGAAAAACAATTTTTACTCTTCATGCGCATTCCCGCAACAGTACCATCATTCACATGCTCATGAGTAATTTCAAAATCAGGGTTATTTTCTAAATCTTCACGTACAACTGCAAAGCCATGATTTTGTGATGTAATTTCACCTTCACCTGTTAGTATATTTCTCACTGGGTGATTTATCCCTCTGTGCCCGTTAAACATTTTATAAGTACCTATACCATTAGCAAGTGCTAATACTTGATGCCCAAGACATATACCAAAAACAGGTTTATTATTTTCTATTATTTTTTTAGCCGTTTCTTGAGCCACTACAAGCGGAGCGGGATCGCCAGGACCATTAGACAAAAAGTAACCATCTGGGTTAAAACCTTTCATATCTTCATAACTAGCAT comes from the Flavobacterium arcticum genome and includes:
- a CDS encoding citrate synthase, which gives rise to MSNIATLEIDGKKYEFPVVVGTENEVAIDIDKLRGQTGAITLDPGYKNSGSCKSEITFLDGEKGILRYRGYSIEDLAGKSNFIEVSYLLIFGELPTAAELDKFENTIRKYTLVNEEMKNIIDGFPKTAHPMGVLASLTSALTAFNPKSADVNNEKEMYEAVCKTMAKFLVIATWTYRKAKGYPLNYYDNTKGYVENFMQLMFGLPTAPYTPDPVVVNALDKLFILHADHEQNCSTSTVRIVGSSHAGLFASISAGVSALWGPLHGGANQAVLEMLEEIQANGGDADKYLEKAKDKNDPFRLMGFGHRVYKNFDPRAKIIKKAADDVLASLGVDDPILDIAKKLEASALEDEYFKSRNLYPNVDFYSGIIYRAMGIPTEMFTVLFAIGRLPGWIAQWKEMRVNKEPIGRPRQVYVGEQLRDFKAVNER
- a CDS encoding DUF7619 domain-containing protein, producing MKRKSLIIILLIASGIAQAQIIDIPDPNFKNALLTSGVVKDGDNNNIILDSNNDNEIQESEALQAAWLDISNLNITSLDGIEYFVNLEFINCTACPITELDLSAAPNLTSFIVNDCTALTYINIKNSTILSSPELVEVNNATALGFVCVDEGEAAVLVPYFPMLYISTYCSFTPGGDYNTITGTLTFDLDDNGCDTTDPVNSFVKLNITNGTESETVFTNTLGNYNFYTEAGEFTITPMFENNYFLASPGYALVNFPIVDNSVATENFCISASSIYNDIEVVMVPIGQAQPGINANYKIVYKNKGNTVLSGGVSCGWDDELLGYVNISPMADIIGTGTYTWYFSNLQPFESREILMTLNVNSTTDTPSVNIGDVLPFTADVTITGVDEIPSDNNFLFDQVVVGAYPSNSIICIEGDTESTENIGEYLHYVVNFENTGNTEANAVVIRHELDETKFDIASLQLLNSSHEVMARVEGSSIEFIFENANLSVADHGNILFKIKSRSNLMANDMVTNSANIYFDYNTPVQTNNANTVFATLSTGDFELDNSVSLYPNPSKDIITITANTAIMSVQLYDVQGRLVQVNTGNEAKEQLDISAQPSGLYFVKITTEDGVKVTKLVKE
- a CDS encoding LytR/AlgR family response regulator transcription factor — encoded protein: MITALLIDDDSNLRNGMKGLLSMYAPDIHILGEADSVKAGITAIEYHQPDVIFLDIQLGDGTGFDILEQLTQKRGSINAHVVFITAHEQYAVKAFRFSALDYLLKPVDPEDLNAVVEKIKKVLNDNESFAHIDLLLENIRKKVDKFKRIALSTSEGIHLFEVSDIIRLESHDNYTKFYIKDNKPVLISKTLKEYEDLLSEQGFERIHQSHLINLAYLKSYIKKDGGYAVMADNSHLPISQRKKERLQELLRTL
- a CDS encoding tetratricopeptide repeat-containing sensor histidine kinase, yielding MKLLKFLLLFIFIVVATPVFSQQKVLDSLFVAMKNATTDKEKVTLLNEIASEYIENNPEKMMEYAQKALTLAQKKELRVQEADSWLNIGNANIMMSRYTDALMSFSNSQDILEKLLTENDTINNAEIKSALARAYGSIGIVCSEQNNYAGALEYYFKALKIYQDTKQEDIVSRLYNNIGIVYKTSKEYDKALDYFRKALEVQRKIGDNTSAITITNIGNIYLAQDKNDRALQSYNEALSIFKEHENKRGLGELYNNLGNYYSKVGNTIDAETNYKNALEIFDSVGEKYGASASLAFLGNLYAEQGRSSEALDCLKRSSSMAEEIGVLEQVEDSEKSISQLYEKKGNYKDALLHYKKYTIAKDSINNAENIKNMVREEMNYEMERKAALQKTETEKREAIYKEQDKRHKQQMLFMGVLVLLLFGLAFVVYNRLQLKKTLTLQRDLAEYEQKALHLQMNPHFVFNCLGSISSFIVQNGTDSAIKYLSKFSKLMRLTLEYSKESLIPIDKEIEGLQNYLELEQLRFNQMFDFSITKDPNIEDDMAMPPLLLQPFVENAILHGIVPKKEKGRITVDFALANDKLVCTIIDDGIGFSKSKELKENSVTVHKSMALEITKKRLEVIQAFTSRTSQVDIKELLNENGEPSGTKIILNLPIQYASN
- a CDS encoding DUF7619 domain-containing protein produces the protein MKQKLLFTLLFVAVMANAQIVNIPDVNFKNKLVNAAVATPNAYTAQDANGDYMVVDINSDGEIQESEAQAVYRLRLNNSNITDLTGIQYFTNLTHLKADNNNNLTLLDISNMTNLLDVNVQYCGLTSLDVTGCSNLEKLECGVNQLTSLDLSGASSLEFLTCSNNQLTSIDFSPVNLTYFYASDNPLIIVDLSAQSNLQGFSLYNCTDLTTVYIKNGSVQYFNSEEFGQCDSLDFVCVDDAEYDAAYGSILAAAGWDDDMNIEDIVITTTCPITGEEGNAITGTVRFDLDSNGCDTSDITQSFVKVTSIHDNNVNTIFTNSNGYYSFAAETGDYNVALDLNEMPYFTSTAAPVINFAALDGTSIVQDLCITPDGIHPDLEVVAATNWSMAPGFDTMFFLIYKNKGNQMLDGTISFSFDDAVLEHVSAIPAYDNLTSGLLSWDFADLEPFETRQIIVTLHLNSPTDTPPVNIDEEFDFTVLGTISQTDDTPEDNEVTFSQITTGSFDPNNIVCLQGASLSPDEIGEYLHYTINFENIGTGAAQFVVVTDEIDATKYDVNSLQVLNSSHAVNASLENNTITFRFDDIDLAPDAQGNVTFKIKSLNTIAVGESVMNDASIVFDFNEAIETNDAITTFEATAAAQNFTNATVSLYPNPATDVVTITANSAIKAIAVYDIQGRLLSNVEMNSSTTSFSLSANPSGVYFAKITTANGTTTEKIIKK
- the eno gene encoding phosphopyruvate hydratase, with amino-acid sequence MSIIIQVHARQILDSRGNPTIEVDVITENGVLGRAAVPSGASTGEHEAVELRDGGKAYMGKGVSKAIENVNTTIASEIIGTSVFEQNAIDKMMIELDGTPNKSKLGANAILGVSLAVAKAAANELGMPLYRYVGGVSANTLPVPMMNIINGGSHSDAPIAFQEFMIMPVKAQNFTHAMQIGTEVFHNLKKVLHDRNLSTAVGDEGGFAPNLAGGTEDALDTIKKAVENAGYKFGEEVKIALDCASAEFYVDGKYDYTKFEGDKGVVRTSKEQAEYLAELTTKYPIVSIEDGMDENDWDGWKYLTELVGDKIQLVGDDLFVTNVDRLSKGIANDTANSILIKVNQIGTLTETIAAVNMAHNAGYTSVMSHRSGETEDNTIADLAVALNCGQIKTGSASRSDRMAKYNQLLRIEEELGDVAYFPGENAFKVK